Within the Bacillus marinisedimentorum genome, the region GATGTGGACTCAAATCATCGCAATCTCGGCACTTTTACTCCATAATATCGGCTTTGCGGCAATCGGATTACCGTTTGACCGTATTGCGCTCTGGGTCGCCATCATTTTCACTGTGCTTTCCGGATGGGATTATTTTGCCAAGAACAAGCAAATTTTATTGTCATCAAAATAGCTGAACCTCCCGCAGCCTGCCTGCAGAAAAGCGGCCCAGAAAGGACGCAGGCTTGCAGTCATTAACATAAAGGGGGAGATTATCGATGAATGCTGAAATCATTGCAGTCGGCTCCGAACTGCTGCTTGGACAAATATGCAACACGAATGGGCAGTTCCTGTCCCGCCGGCTGGCCGAAATGGGCATCAATGTCTTTTATCACACGGTTGCCGGCGATAATCCAGAAAGGCTGCGGCCGGTAATCAGCCGGGCAGCTGAACGTTCCGACACGATCATACTGACAGGCGGGCTCGGTCCGACCAAGGATGACCTGACCAAAAATGTGATTGCCGAATTGATCGGGATGAAACTCACACTCGACACTGTGGCGCTGGGCAGGATAAAAGAATATTACAACAAAACCGGCAAGACGATGACACCGAATAACGAAAAACAGGCGCTTGTGTTTGAGAAGTGCACTGTTTTTCCGAATGATCATGGCATGGCACCGGGCATGGCGGCAGAGACGGACGGAAAGCTGTATCTCTTGCTGCCCGGTCCGCCGCGCGAGCTTAATCCGATGTTCGATCGTTATGCAGCCCCTTTCTTATATAAGAAACTTGAAAAATCGGAAAGCATCGAGTCGAAAGTGCTCCGGTTTTTCGGTATCGGGGAATCCAGCCTGGAAACCGAAATTGAAGATTTGATCGATTCCCAGAGTAATCCGACCATTGCTCCGTTGGCGGCAGATGGAGAGGTGACACTGCGGCTTACAGCGAAACATGCTTCTCCTGATGAAGCCCGCCGGCTGATCGGCTTGCTTAAGGCAGACATTTTGAAGCGTGTGGGTGCGCATTATTACGGGGAGGATGAAACATCACTTGCCCAGGTTGCGTTTTTGCTTCTCCAGGAAAAGAAACTGACTGTTTCTGCAGCCGAAAGCCTGACCGGAGGCTTATTCACTGGTGCACTCACCGATTATCCCGGTGCTTCAAAGGTCGTTTCCGGCAGCATTGTCGCTTACAACAATGCGTTGAAGGAACAGCTGCTGGACGTTCCTGCCGGTGTTTTGAAATCCGATGGTGCAGTAAGTGAAGCTTGTGCAGCCTCAATGGCGGAAAACGTCCGCCTGAAAATGGGATCTGATATCGGCATCAGTTTCACCGGCAATGCAGGTCCGTCCGGAAGCGAAGGAAAACCAGCCGGCCTTGCCTATGTTGGGATTGCCCGCAGCGGCCGGCCTGCCCTCGTCCATGAACTGAAGCTGGCCGGCACAAGGGAAATGGTCCGGTCCAGGACTGTCAAACACGGTCTGTTTGAACTTATCCAGGAGCTGAAGAAGCTGTAGCCGCTTGTGCATCGGGCAGGTAGACGGAAAGCGGTCTGCTCGATGCATGCCTGGCCTGTTGTGCAATCCGCCAAAATCAGCCGTGGTGAAAAAAAACGTTTCGTCTATTGAAAATACGGTTTTACCTG harbors:
- a CDS encoding competence/damage-inducible protein A yields the protein MNAEIIAVGSELLLGQICNTNGQFLSRRLAEMGINVFYHTVAGDNPERLRPVISRAAERSDTIILTGGLGPTKDDLTKNVIAELIGMKLTLDTVALGRIKEYYNKTGKTMTPNNEKQALVFEKCTVFPNDHGMAPGMAAETDGKLYLLLPGPPRELNPMFDRYAAPFLYKKLEKSESIESKVLRFFGIGESSLETEIEDLIDSQSNPTIAPLAADGEVTLRLTAKHASPDEARRLIGLLKADILKRVGAHYYGEDETSLAQVAFLLLQEKKLTVSAAESLTGGLFTGALTDYPGASKVVSGSIVAYNNALKEQLLDVPAGVLKSDGAVSEACAASMAENVRLKMGSDIGISFTGNAGPSGSEGKPAGLAYVGIARSGRPALVHELKLAGTREMVRSRTVKHGLFELIQELKKL